The proteins below are encoded in one region of Candidatus Cloacimonadota bacterium:
- a CDS encoding deoxyribodipyrimidine photo-lyase, whose translation MNPARISGQMPATRGRTEFVLYWMQQSQRVDYNHALNKAAELASAWQIPLITVFVLSDEVPDANLRHYRFMLEGLAETAQRLSELGIAFYLCSGKPDEVIATIAGKSGFVVTDRGYLRWQRLWREQLYAKLGPERWLEVESDTVVPVEIVSNKEEYSAATIRGKILKHLENWLEPVEGPDYSLTDKAPPTIPGSIAHLEVKPRVRFAHLWKFATQHLRIDLSVGLSTSFSGGYNEAYKRWVLFLFNRLRLYAEKRNDPSLNIQSNLSPWLHFGQLSALEVALAALEYNEVPAYAAAGLIRDKSGLDSHQAGLASFLEELIVRRELSCNFCWFNPDYDSFACVPLWARQSLNDHIFDARPYIYSAEELESAATADPFWNAAQKEMVSTGKMHNYLRMYWGKRLIEWTPDPETAFQLMLWLNNKYQLDGRDPNSFAGIAWCFGKHDRPWQSRAVFGSVRYMNSAGLKRKFDMQGYLNKVKTLSASV comes from the coding sequence ATGAACCCAGCCAGGATCAGCGGGCAGATGCCTGCAACGAGGGGCAGAACTGAATTTGTGCTCTATTGGATGCAGCAGAGCCAGCGCGTGGATTACAACCATGCTTTGAACAAGGCAGCCGAACTTGCCTCGGCTTGGCAAATACCTCTGATAACGGTTTTCGTGCTCAGTGATGAAGTGCCGGACGCCAATCTCCGTCACTACCGGTTTATGCTGGAAGGTTTGGCGGAAACAGCGCAGCGGCTGTCTGAACTGGGTATCGCCTTTTATCTCTGCAGTGGCAAACCTGATGAAGTGATAGCCACGATCGCCGGGAAGAGCGGATTTGTGGTGACCGACCGGGGATATCTGCGCTGGCAGCGGCTCTGGCGGGAACAGCTTTACGCGAAACTCGGCCCGGAGCGCTGGCTGGAGGTGGAAAGCGACACGGTGGTCCCGGTGGAGATTGTTTCGAACAAGGAGGAATACTCTGCCGCCACCATCCGGGGCAAGATCCTGAAGCATTTGGAGAACTGGCTGGAACCTGTGGAAGGGCCCGATTACAGTCTAACAGACAAAGCGCCACCAACCATACCGGGATCGATCGCCCATCTTGAAGTGAAACCACGCGTGAGGTTTGCGCACTTGTGGAAATTTGCCACCCAACACTTGAGGATCGATCTCTCGGTGGGTTTGTCAACTTCATTTAGCGGTGGTTACAATGAAGCGTACAAACGCTGGGTGCTGTTTTTATTCAACAGGCTTAGACTTTACGCTGAAAAACGCAACGATCCCTCTTTGAATATCCAGAGCAATCTTAGCCCCTGGCTGCATTTTGGTCAGCTCTCCGCTCTGGAAGTGGCGCTGGCGGCTCTGGAATACAATGAGGTACCGGCTTACGCCGCCGCTGGCCTGATCCGCGATAAAAGCGGCCTAGATTCCCATCAGGCCGGGCTGGCCTCCTTTCTGGAGGAGCTAATTGTCCGCAGGGAACTGAGCTGCAATTTTTGCTGGTTCAATCCCGACTATGATAGCTTCGCCTGCGTTCCGCTCTGGGCCAGGCAGAGCCTCAACGACCACATCTTCGACGCCAGGCCTTATATCTACAGCGCTGAGGAACTGGAATCCGCCGCCACGGCAGATCCTTTCTGGAACGCGGCCCAAAAGGAGATGGTGAGCACTGGGAAGATGCACAACTACTTGCGCATGTATTGGGGAAAGAGGCTCATCGAATGGACCCCGGACCCCGAAACCGCTTTCCAGCTGATGCTGTGGCTGAACAATAAATACCAGTTGGACGGCCGCGACCCCAATTCATTTGCCGGCATCGCTTGGTGCTTCGGCAAGCATGACCGGCCCTGGCAATCCCGCGCTGTGTTCGGAAGTGTGCGCTACATGAATTCCGCCGGTCTCAAACGAAAATTTGACATGCAGGGATATCTGAACAAAGTCAAGACACTTTCCGCTTCCGTCTGA
- the pgsB gene encoding poly-gamma-glutamate synthase PgsB → MTVLIIATVLLIAFWTHEFWRHQRNVKAIPVRIHVNGTRGKSSVTRLIAAGLRAGGKRTVAKITGTLPRVVLPDGREAAIIRLMGANIIEQKYIFRHAVSDKPDAIVVECMAVNPVFQWITERKFVRSTISVITNCRADHLDLMGSTEQSVAMCLSNTIPHGGNCYTAENVHFGLLEKVAHKRHCQIHKVRPVDVTTKELAQFRYIEHAENVQLALAVCAEAGIPRDVALRGMQSANPDPGALRKYVIHEGHKLITFYNVFAANDPDSTARVIDMVTGHLSNVAKIVILNSRADRLFRSHQLVDAVIKLDYSFLLLTGEICDKVEAYALQAGVPKNKLITLGEPLPEEIYRKVVELTSGESHVLGIGNMAGSKKYGAQIVAHFKHKSRKQNEELKWLKQ, encoded by the coding sequence ATGACCGTTTTGATCATTGCGACGGTGCTCCTGATAGCCTTTTGGACCCATGAATTCTGGCGGCACCAGCGCAACGTGAAAGCAATCCCCGTGCGGATCCACGTGAACGGGACCCGAGGGAAATCCAGCGTAACCCGTCTGATCGCGGCCGGGCTTCGCGCCGGCGGCAAACGCACGGTGGCCAAGATCACCGGCACCCTGCCGCGCGTGGTGCTTCCGGACGGACGGGAGGCCGCGATCATACGCCTGATGGGAGCGAATATCATCGAACAGAAGTACATTTTCCGCCACGCCGTGAGCGATAAGCCGGACGCCATTGTGGTTGAATGCATGGCCGTGAACCCGGTTTTCCAGTGGATCACGGAGCGCAAGTTCGTGCGCAGCACCATCAGCGTGATCACGAACTGCCGCGCCGACCATCTGGACCTGATGGGTTCCACGGAACAGAGCGTGGCGATGTGCCTCAGCAACACCATCCCCCACGGCGGCAACTGCTACACGGCGGAAAACGTTCACTTCGGCCTGCTGGAAAAGGTTGCCCACAAACGTCATTGCCAGATCCACAAGGTGCGCCCCGTGGATGTGACCACCAAGGAACTGGCGCAGTTTCGCTACATCGAGCATGCAGAAAACGTGCAGCTCGCTTTGGCCGTCTGCGCCGAAGCGGGAATTCCCCGCGATGTTGCGCTGCGAGGCATGCAGAGTGCCAATCCCGATCCCGGCGCCCTGCGCAAGTATGTGATCCACGAAGGCCATAAACTGATCACCTTTTACAACGTTTTTGCCGCCAATGATCCCGATTCCACCGCCCGCGTGATCGACATGGTCACCGGCCATCTCAGCAACGTGGCCAAGATCGTCATCCTGAACAGCCGGGCCGACCGGCTCTTCCGCTCGCACCAACTGGTGGACGCGGTCATCAAGCTGGATTATTCTTTTCTGCTGCTCACCGGCGAGATTTGCGACAAGGTGGAAGCCTACGCCCTCCAGGCCGGGGTCCCCAAAAACAAGCTCATCACTCTCGGCGAGCCGCTGCCGGAGGAGATCTACCGCAAGGTGGTGGAACTCACCTCCGGCGAATCCCACGTGCTGGGGATCGGCAACATGGCCGGCAGCAAAAAATATGGCGCGCAGATCGTTGCGCATTTCAAGCATAAATCGAGAAAGCAAAATGAGGAATTAAAGTGGTTGAAGCAGTAA
- the pgsC gene encoding poly-gamma-glutamate biosynthesis protein PgsC, protein MVEAVIQAAVGLGVIISLIFSEMLGASAGGIVVPGYLALYLDKPMQILGTLAVSLLTWGIIRIISQFTLMFGKRRMVLSILIGFILGWATRLLVFQNITVYTFQMQSIGYIVPGLIANWFERQGFVKTITTMGIAAIVVRLALMVIFNGEV, encoded by the coding sequence GTGGTTGAAGCAGTAATTCAGGCCGCGGTTGGCCTGGGCGTGATCATCAGCCTGATCTTCAGCGAGATGCTGGGCGCTTCCGCCGGCGGGATCGTTGTGCCTGGCTATCTGGCCCTCTATCTGGACAAGCCCATGCAGATCCTGGGTACCCTGGCGGTGAGTTTGCTCACCTGGGGGATCATCCGGATCATCTCCCAATTCACGCTGATGTTCGGCAAACGCCGCATGGTCCTGAGCATTTTGATCGGATTCATCCTCGGCTGGGCCACCCGGCTGCTTGTGTTTCAAAACATCACGGTCTATACTTTTCAGATGCAGTCCATCGGCTACATCGTGCCCGGCCTCATCGCTAACTGGTTCGAGCGCCAGGGCTTCGTGAAAACCATCACCACCATGGGCATTGCCGCCATCGTTGTGCGTCTGGCCCTGATGGTGATCTTCAACGGGGAGGTCTAA
- the pgsW gene encoding poly-gamma-glutamate system protein: protein MYRPSLKSGWSLILLFALSLVLFLIAHFSYVTIKADFHEEKVAAAQTMAAFIDSLRAEQQNLGIPFDPINDPFQTGLIGIARSTITTDRGLLSEKQAALNPNLAAVFVEEFSRQGLKAGDHVAVAITGSNPGANLALYAALEAMELEPAIIAALSSASYGANLEEYTWLDMEAILKDKGLIDFGCQYASLGGKDDLGIGLSDPGIAALFDAMSRNGVGQILGATLADNVQARVSAYNQLLPEGKRYRLFVNLGRGLANVGSIPNANQIREGLNPKLAEEQFDPEGVMMIMAREGVPVFSMQHPRRWIRRYKLEDASGQMPEPGVGPAFSQKKHNVTVAAICLALLVAAIIAVIILDRHDRHFMANIVDPDEEL, encoded by the coding sequence ATGTACCGCCCCTCCCTCAAATCCGGTTGGTCGCTGATCCTGCTCTTCGCGCTCAGCCTCGTCCTCTTCCTCATCGCCCACTTCAGCTACGTGACCATCAAGGCCGATTTCCACGAAGAAAAAGTGGCGGCCGCCCAAACCATGGCCGCCTTCATCGACAGCCTGAGAGCTGAACAGCAAAACCTCGGCATCCCCTTCGATCCCATCAACGATCCTTTCCAGACCGGCCTGATCGGCATCGCCCGCAGCACCATCACCACCGATCGCGGCTTGCTCTCGGAAAAACAGGCCGCCCTCAATCCCAATCTGGCCGCGGTCTTCGTGGAAGAATTTTCCCGTCAGGGCCTCAAAGCCGGCGATCACGTGGCTGTGGCCATCACCGGCTCCAATCCGGGAGCGAACCTGGCCCTCTATGCCGCCCTCGAGGCGATGGAACTGGAACCCGCCATCATTGCGGCCCTCTCCTCCGCATCTTATGGCGCCAACCTGGAAGAATACACCTGGCTGGACATGGAGGCCATCCTCAAAGATAAAGGCCTGATCGATTTCGGCTGTCAATACGCCTCCCTCGGCGGCAAGGACGACCTCGGCATCGGGCTTTCCGACCCTGGCATCGCGGCTTTGTTCGATGCCATGTCCCGCAACGGTGTGGGCCAGATCCTCGGCGCCACCCTGGCCGACAACGTTCAAGCCCGCGTGAGCGCCTACAATCAGCTGCTGCCGGAAGGAAAGCGCTACCGCCTGTTCGTGAATCTGGGCCGCGGCCTGGCTAATGTGGGCAGCATCCCGAATGCCAACCAGATCCGCGAAGGCCTCAATCCCAAACTGGCCGAGGAGCAGTTCGATCCCGAAGGCGTGATGATGATCATGGCCCGCGAGGGCGTTCCGGTCTTCAGCATGCAGCATCCCCGCCGCTGGATCCGCCGTTATAAGCTGGAGGACGCTTCCGGCCAGATGCCGGAGCCAGGTGTGGGCCCTGCTTTCAGCCAGAAAAAGCACAACGTCACCGTGGCCGCCATTTGCCTCGCCCTGCTGGTGGCCGCCATCATCGCGGTGATCATCCTCGACCGCCACGACCGCCATTTCATGGCCAACATCGTGGATCCCGATGAAGAATTATGA
- a CDS encoding NAD(P)-dependent glycerol-3-phosphate dehydrogenase, whose translation MRVAVIGGGGWGLALANLLAENAHPVMVWEHDPAFLQTLLATRSNPLLLANLSLPETVLFTGDFHALADFQPQLVVLATPTQFIRATLEGIPPAAADRIWAAENLKAVVNVAKGIEENTLLTPSGILRELLPAAVQDRFCSLSGPSHAEEVARRVPTTVVIAGADDELLSELQTVFSNSFFRAYRSTDLTGVEMGGAVKNVIAIAAGIVTGLGFGDNTMGALLTRGLVEIQRLGVARGAKAETFLGLSGVGDLITTAISPHSRNRHVGFEIGSGRKLSAIITEMKMVAEGVATTRSVHALATRANVEMPIIAQVYATLYQDKDPRQAILELMTRELKAE comes from the coding sequence ATGCGGGTCGCGGTGATCGGCGGAGGAGGTTGGGGCCTGGCTTTGGCCAATCTTCTGGCTGAAAACGCCCATCCGGTGATGGTTTGGGAGCACGATCCCGCCTTTTTGCAGACCTTGCTTGCCACTCGCTCCAATCCCCTGCTCCTGGCCAACCTCAGCCTGCCCGAAACAGTCCTTTTCACCGGCGATTTCCATGCCCTGGCGGATTTCCAGCCTCAGCTTGTGGTCCTGGCCACCCCTACCCAGTTCATCCGTGCCACCCTGGAGGGAATTCCTCCTGCCGCCGCGGACCGGATCTGGGCTGCGGAAAATCTCAAGGCCGTGGTCAACGTGGCCAAGGGCATCGAGGAAAACACGCTGCTCACCCCCAGCGGAATTCTGCGTGAACTTCTCCCCGCCGCTGTCCAGGACAGGTTCTGCTCCCTCTCCGGACCCAGCCACGCCGAAGAAGTGGCCCGCCGGGTACCCACCACAGTGGTAATCGCCGGAGCGGATGACGAACTGCTCAGCGAACTCCAAACCGTTTTCAGCAACAGCTTTTTCCGCGCCTACAGAAGCACCGACCTCACCGGCGTGGAGATGGGCGGCGCGGTGAAAAACGTGATCGCCATCGCCGCCGGGATCGTTACCGGGCTTGGCTTTGGCGACAACACCATGGGCGCGTTGCTCACCCGCGGGCTGGTGGAGATCCAAAGGCTGGGTGTGGCCCGCGGCGCCAAAGCGGAAACTTTTTTGGGCCTCTCCGGCGTGGGCGACCTCATCACTACAGCCATCTCTCCCCACAGCCGCAACCGCCACGTGGGCTTCGAGATCGGCTCCGGACGCAAACTCAGCGCCATCATCACCGAAATGAAAATGGTCGCTGAAGGCGTGGCCACCACCCGCTCCGTCCACGCCCTGGCCACCCGCGCCAATGTGGAAATGCCCATCATCGCCCAAGTTTACGCCACCCTTTACCAAGACAAGGATCCCCGCCAAGCCATCCTCGAACTCATGACCCGCGAATTGAAAGCGGAATAA
- the trxA gene encoding thioredoxin gives MLEITSQNFETEVMQSELPVLVDFWAPWCGPCKALGPTVEKIAVETEGKVKVAKCNIDNAPDIATRLSIMSIPTLLVFHKGEIAAQLIGLVQKDKVMDKLRPYL, from the coding sequence ATGCTGGAGATCACAAGCCAAAACTTCGAAACCGAAGTCATGCAGTCCGAACTGCCTGTGCTGGTTGATTTCTGGGCGCCCTGGTGCGGACCCTGCAAAGCTTTGGGACCCACCGTGGAAAAGATCGCCGTGGAAACTGAAGGCAAGGTAAAGGTTGCCAAATGCAACATCGACAACGCCCCGGACATAGCCACCCGCCTATCCATCATGTCCATCCCCACCCTGCTGGTTTTCCACAAGGGTGAGATAGCCGCTCAGCTAATCGGACTGGTGCAAAAAGACAAGGTCATGGACAAACTCCGTCCCTACCTCTGA
- a CDS encoding co-chaperone GroES, whose translation MKLRPIEEHLVVKPENATAEKTVGGIIIPDTAKEKPQIAAVIAVGTDEDLQKIVKVGDKILFGKYSGTEIEIEGEKLLILSKDDILAIVE comes from the coding sequence ATGAAACTGAGACCAATTGAAGAACATCTTGTGGTGAAGCCCGAAAACGCCACCGCTGAAAAGACCGTCGGCGGCATCATTATCCCCGACACCGCCAAGGAAAAACCCCAGATCGCCGCAGTGATCGCCGTGGGCACCGATGAAGACCTGCAAAAGATCGTCAAAGTGGGCGACAAGATCCTGTTCGGAAAATACTCCGGCACCGAGATCGAGATCGAAGGCGAAAAACTGCTCATCCTCTCCAAGGACGACATCCTGGCCATCGTGGAGTAG
- the udk gene encoding uridine kinase → MPEKAHLILIGGGTCSGKTTIAKAIGRRIASLKTVILSHDNYYRDLAHLSQEERAKVNFDHPDSIDQEYLVHDLKLMLAGEAVNVPDYDFATHSRTEGKLCIAGAEVVILEGIFALYYSDLLDISDLKIFLDSDSDIRLARRLQRDILQRGRDPESVLNQYLETVKPSHQAFIEPTKKNADIIVPGEKEFDRVLYLLNGYLQHVIGSG, encoded by the coding sequence ATGCCTGAAAAAGCGCATCTGATCCTGATCGGAGGAGGCACCTGCAGCGGCAAGACCACCATCGCCAAAGCGATCGGGCGCCGCATCGCCAGCCTCAAAACTGTCATCCTCTCCCATGACAACTACTATCGCGACCTCGCCCACCTGAGCCAGGAAGAGCGCGCGAAAGTAAATTTCGATCACCCTGACTCCATCGACCAGGAATACCTGGTCCATGACCTGAAGCTGATGCTGGCCGGCGAAGCGGTCAACGTTCCGGACTACGATTTCGCCACCCACAGCCGCACCGAGGGCAAGCTCTGCATCGCCGGCGCCGAAGTCGTGATCCTGGAAGGCATCTTCGCTCTCTACTACAGCGATCTGCTGGACATCTCCGACCTCAAGATCTTCCTCGATTCCGATTCCGACATCCGCCTCGCCCGACGCCTCCAGCGCGACATCCTGCAGCGCGGACGCGACCCCGAAAGCGTGCTCAACCAGTATCTGGAAACGGTGAAGCCTTCCCACCAGGCCTTCATCGAACCCACCAAAAAGAACGCCGACATCATCGTCCCCGGCGAAAAGGAATTCGATCGCGTGCTCTATCTGCTCAACGGCTACCTCCAGCACGTGATCGGCTCCGGATGA
- a CDS encoding GxxExxY protein translates to MEEKKIEKDVSSRIIDCFFIVYNNLGFGYLEKVYENAMKIELKALGYEVQSQKPIKVKYKGVEVGDYYADLYVDNLVIVEIKTAAKLTSEHESQLINYLASTNTGHGVLLNFGPRPSFKRMINSFSQQA, encoded by the coding sequence ATGGAAGAAAAAAAGATCGAAAAGGACGTCAGTAGCAGGATAATCGATTGTTTTTTCATTGTTTACAACAATCTTGGTTTCGGCTATCTGGAAAAGGTATATGAAAACGCCATGAAGATAGAACTGAAGGCCCTGGGTTATGAAGTGCAGTCCCAGAAACCTATCAAGGTTAAGTACAAAGGCGTGGAGGTCGGTGATTATTATGCCGATCTTTATGTGGACAATTTGGTGATTGTGGAGATCAAAACTGCGGCGAAATTGACTTCGGAACATGAATCACAGCTGATCAACTATCTAGCTTCGACAAACACCGGCCATGGAGTATTACTGAACTTTGGCCCACGGCCATCCTTCAAGCGCATGATTAACAGTTTTTCCCAACAGGCTTGA
- the wecB gene encoding UDP-N-acetylglucosamine 2-epimerase (non-hydrolyzing), with product MKIAQIVGARPQFVKLAPLSRLIRERHSEIIIHSGQHYDVQMNDVFFRDMQLPAPDHNLNIGSGSQGVQTAEILAALEPVLAEENPDWVIVYGDTNTTLAGVLAAAKLGLRTAHVEACLRSFNRSMPEEINRVVADHVSDLLLCPTPTAMENARREGLQDKARLVGDIMSDSLKLGLELAEGFSDILAELSLQAGSFSLLTLHRPYNVDDPARLEHILKALNSLGKTIVFPVHPRTRNVLARIDLDIFANLRYVEPLSYLDFISLMGAADMVLTDSGGIQKEACILGIPCVTLRSETEWTETVASGWNLLLPVDSRAFPLSILDFRPPSSRPDLFGSDVSLKILDLLEREFVAEKRGKREML from the coding sequence ATGAAAATAGCCCAGATCGTCGGTGCCCGGCCCCAGTTCGTGAAACTGGCCCCGCTTTCGCGCCTGATCCGAGAACGCCATTCGGAGATAATCATCCACAGCGGACAGCATTATGACGTCCAGATGAACGACGTTTTCTTCCGGGACATGCAGCTCCCGGCGCCGGACCACAACCTGAACATCGGTTCCGGCAGCCAGGGAGTGCAGACAGCGGAGATCCTGGCCGCCCTGGAACCCGTTTTGGCAGAGGAAAACCCCGATTGGGTGATCGTTTACGGTGATACCAACACCACCCTCGCCGGGGTGCTGGCGGCGGCCAAACTCGGCCTCAGGACCGCCCATGTGGAAGCCTGCCTGCGCAGTTTCAACCGCTCCATGCCAGAAGAGATCAACCGAGTGGTGGCCGATCATGTTTCCGATCTGCTTCTCTGTCCCACTCCCACGGCCATGGAGAACGCCCGCCGCGAAGGCCTGCAGGACAAAGCCCGCCTGGTTGGCGACATCATGTCCGACAGCCTGAAGCTGGGTTTGGAGCTGGCGGAGGGCTTTTCCGACATCCTGGCTGAACTTTCTCTCCAGGCTGGCTCCTTTTCCCTGCTAACCCTGCACCGGCCTTACAATGTGGACGATCCCGCCCGCCTGGAGCATATCCTGAAAGCCCTGAACAGTCTGGGCAAAACCATCGTCTTTCCTGTTCATCCCCGCACCCGCAACGTATTGGCACGGATCGATCTGGACATTTTTGCCAACCTGCGCTACGTCGAACCCCTTTCCTATCTGGATTTCATCAGCCTGATGGGCGCGGCGGACATGGTGCTCACCGATTCCGGAGGCATTCAGAAAGAGGCCTGCATCCTCGGCATACCCTGCGTTACCCTGCGTTCCGAAACCGAATGGACCGAAACCGTGGCCAGCGGCTGGAACCTCCTTCTGCCTGTAGATTCCAGGGCTTTCCCCCTCTCCATCCTGGATTTCCGGCCTCCCTCCAGCCGCCCCGACCTCTTCGGCTCTGACGTTTCGCTCAAGATCCTGGACTTGCTGGAAAGAGAATTCGTCGCGGAAAAGCGCGGAAAAAGAGAAATGCTATGA
- a CDS encoding mechanosensitive ion channel family protein has protein sequence MDITNIFSQYVTPERVNVVLRVLLTLAIGIPLIILLKKLTQRIVTNRFSPQSEQLIVRFVYYLSLLILLVSVLNEFGFKLSALLGAAGVVGIAIGFASQTSVSNIISGIFLISEKPFVVGDVIEVAGIRGTIETIDLLSLKLKTPDNQFVRVPNETMIKSEVTNLTRYPLRRINIKVGVAYKEDLSRVSQLLAEIAAAEPLALKDPPPVIMVENFGDSSIDFLFGVWGRTDEFFDLKTSLMIRIKDTFDANHIEIPFPHVSLYAGETSKPLKISNEGSANT, from the coding sequence ATGGACATAACGAACATATTCAGCCAGTACGTCACGCCGGAAAGAGTGAATGTGGTTTTACGCGTTTTGCTCACTCTGGCCATCGGCATCCCGCTGATCATACTGTTGAAAAAACTCACCCAGCGGATCGTAACGAACAGGTTCTCGCCCCAAAGCGAGCAGTTGATTGTTCGCTTTGTTTACTATCTCAGCCTGCTGATCCTGCTGGTGAGCGTCCTGAACGAATTCGGGTTCAAGCTTTCCGCCCTGCTGGGCGCGGCCGGAGTGGTGGGCATCGCGATCGGCTTTGCCTCGCAGACCAGCGTCTCGAACATCATCAGCGGGATCTTCCTGATCTCGGAAAAACCCTTTGTGGTGGGTGATGTGATCGAGGTTGCCGGCATCCGCGGGACCATCGAAACCATAGATCTGCTCTCGCTGAAGCTGAAAACGCCGGACAACCAGTTCGTGCGCGTGCCCAACGAAACCATGATCAAGAGCGAGGTGACCAACCTCACCCGGTACCCTTTGCGCAGGATCAACATCAAAGTGGGCGTGGCCTACAAAGAAGATCTGAGCAGGGTGAGCCAGCTGCTGGCGGAGATCGCCGCCGCTGAACCGCTGGCCCTGAAAGACCCTCCGCCGGTGATCATGGTGGAGAATTTTGGTGATTCCAGCATTGATTTCCTCTTTGGAGTCTGGGGCAGGACAGATGAGTTTTTTGATCTTAAAACTTCTTTGATGATCCGCATCAAGGATACTTTCGACGCCAACCATATCGAAATTCCTTTCCCGCATGTATCGCTTTATGCGGGAGAGACATCCAAGCCTTTAAAAATAAGCAACGAAGGAAGTGCCAACACATGA
- a CDS encoding HAD family hydrolase, translating to MKKKHKIKAVIFDLDGTLLDSLQDMAESMNKALAESGLPEHPLEAYKDFVGDGLFKLTERALPASRRKKADVEAMAEKFWVNYEESWFLHTKTYPGILYLIQLCVSHKIKVAILSNKVHYFTKKMIRHYFRGAMINQGKNPFGIYSGEQPDKPVKPDPTRALELAERLKCKPENIAFLGDSPVDVQTAKNAGMISIGAAWGYCGREALEKAGADYVFDTAAEFATELEKNPIN from the coding sequence ATGAAAAAGAAACACAAAATCAAAGCCGTGATCTTCGACCTGGACGGAACCCTGCTGGACAGCCTGCAGGACATGGCTGAAAGCATGAACAAGGCCCTGGCCGAATCCGGCTTGCCCGAGCATCCGCTGGAGGCATACAAGGATTTTGTGGGCGACGGGCTGTTTAAACTGACCGAAAGAGCATTGCCGGCATCACGGCGGAAAAAAGCCGACGTGGAAGCGATGGCCGAAAAGTTCTGGGTCAATTATGAGGAAAGCTGGTTTCTGCACACCAAGACCTATCCGGGAATCCTGTATCTGATCCAACTCTGCGTTTCCCACAAGATCAAGGTGGCGATCCTTTCCAATAAGGTCCACTATTTCACCAAAAAGATGATCCGCCACTATTTCCGCGGCGCGATGATCAATCAGGGCAAAAATCCGTTTGGCATTTACAGCGGTGAACAGCCGGACAAACCTGTCAAACCGGACCCCACCCGCGCGCTGGAACTGGCTGAGCGGCTGAAATGCAAACCCGAGAACATCGCCTTTCTGGGCGATTCCCCCGTGGATGTGCAAACAGCCAAAAATGCCGGCATGATCTCCATCGGCGCCGCCTGGGGTTATTGCGGCAGGGAAGCTCTGGAAAAAGCCGGAGCGGACTACGTGTTCGACACCGCGGCTGAATTTGCCACCGAACTGGAGAAAAATCCGATAAACTGA
- a CDS encoding secondary thiamine-phosphate synthase enzyme YjbQ gives MRSYRKELWFNTAQRREYVNITSQVEDCLRESGIREGLCLVNPMHITASVFINDDEGGLHQDFESWLERLAPEKPHSQYAHNGFEDNADAHLKRQLMGREVVVAVTAGKLDFGTWEQIFYGEFDGRRRKRVLVKIIGE, from the coding sequence ATGCGCAGCTATCGCAAGGAACTGTGGTTCAACACCGCCCAACGCAGGGAGTATGTGAATATCACCTCCCAGGTGGAGGACTGCCTGCGCGAAAGCGGCATCAGGGAAGGCCTGTGCCTGGTGAATCCCATGCACATCACCGCCTCGGTGTTCATCAATGACGACGAAGGTGGCCTGCATCAGGATTTTGAGAGCTGGCTGGAACGCCTGGCCCCGGAGAAACCGCACTCGCAATATGCCCACAACGGCTTTGAGGACAACGCGGACGCGCACCTCAAACGCCAGCTGATGGGACGCGAGGTGGTGGTGGCGGTCACGGCGGGAAAACTGGATTTCGGCACCTGGGAACAGATCTTCTATGGAGAATTTGACGGCAGGCGCCGCAAGCGCGTGCTGGTGAAGATAATCGGTGAATAA